The Planctomycetota bacterium genome window below encodes:
- a CDS encoding PQQ-binding-like beta-propeller repeat protein: MRNFTRIIYLVFFIILSSMLLSCSINDSMQVSSHNVDQKHVNNPLLANDSDVSVAQQDVENKIYSDDDLIPIPSGFVKATSQLFSFSPLKIFAQTYSRRTAPKTTIAGLSPMTFAWFAGITAATVVLVFRQQTEQRPSPVLASDVAQNNTAPTASFTLLVTSETSTTISIQANASASSDVQDNVASLQVRWDWNSDGVWDTNYSTTKTATVQFNKPMVQVRTVTLQVLDTGGLTSSTTLNLSTPTPDFTISALTPITQSNLVYLLLDASISADAQDSSSALQVAWDFEGDGTWDTAYSTSKTAINGYANPMSTTNNIILQVRDSVGLTASITRTVNSPNPVFNYTVGSVVPGGLSITLDASASTDTEDTTANLRVRWDYTNDGFYDTLYSYNKTVVTDYVTTGVNYVAKLEVTDTLGFWTSVTSTLVFAPPTAAFTVTPTSGIINTTVFTADASASTDPQDSLSALRVRWDWENDGVYDTALSTNKVATRTYTTGGYKTIKLEVTDTNGLTDTETTQIFVNETPTASFTVNPTSGGKMTVYSVDASASTDPQDGTGSGSLLQVRWDWENDGTWDSPIAGYVITKTATHQYSTLGTKTIRLEIIDTSGITATTTRTVDITGGVLETSSCPVFRCDAQRTGQSLYTASPYTPTIRWSYATGVPLVSSTTIGKDWVLYFGSGNNLVAVKATDGSSVFTFTASANVRSSPAIDVDGVIYFVDQNDRLYAVNTSGTEIWSRALSGAPRTGTVFDSSPVIGPDGTIYVGASASERLYAITPDGNVKWYLPTNGIVDSSPTIGIDGTVYVGCDDHRLYAVTPTDVSGVITATWTYDTIDYVRSSAAIGDDGTIYFGSGDTKLYAINPNGTLRWTYTVGGAIISSPAFSIDGYVYIGGADGILRALTASTGLQIWDSTQYGNLGNIVSSSIVGADGSVYITTDNGSLYAFLNDGTLRWTWNAILGNSIRTSPVIDSDGTIYIGANNGRLYALEYPSIGGLMASPSPMFHKDIWHTGREQYPGPLNNTKRWEFTLGDISESSPALDMDGNIYLGCRDGKLYVLDSIGAFKWSYQTGGAINSSPAIGRDGTIYVGSDDNYLYALNPGGTLKWKYITGSLIYSSPSIARDGTIYVGSNDGKLYAINADGTFRWAYTTPNGQPVRSSPAISADMSTVYFGCDDGRLYAVNTSNGSLKWFFNTGSTGVRASPTLGMNGFIYFGDDAGVFHCVRDDGAGSPNQLWSFTTGVNDNLFGLSITSSELIYSTAAIDEGPGVTTPTIYFGCYNGRIYGLYLNAYPAFGINAGDGRWGYVTGDFVHSSPVVDIDGMVYVGSEDSRLYGFNSNGSLRFTFQTSGNIRSSPVVAENGSVITVSEDNKVYAIGLIIGGLANTPSPRFHYNQAQTGLNSYGGPSTNTPAANTFTGDQIWSSPAIGSNGVIYFGCNNGNLYAMASNGTIRWTYPTAEGDDIQSSPAIGADGTIYFGDMGGYVYALVDNGGSPTLLWTYQVPTTEAIYSSPNIDSQSNIYFGCIDGNLYSLNARGTFRWRFQTGGEIWSSPALTATGATTSIIYIGSNDGVLYAINSNGSESWSYQTAPAGAIRSSPAIGTNNRVYFCSVNGNLYCLDAVTGNPILGWPVGVGAIEYSSPALDSANNVYVGTAAGLLYSVAANGGIRWGYNTQSGGIQSSPIISNASGLLYFGTYSGGANGARIWCLRTSGVGGPFAPWNGAEAALQWAYPHYVPIGVPFGLMGFTVGDLNATYGIESSVHSSPALGQYASGGKVIVGSFNGRLFRVGIDPADITVTKESNKQRVSIGDVVTYKVTVKNSGIDPSLQTLIYDRIPYGFKYIKGSTLLYRTNWWWEAE, translated from the coding sequence ATGAGAAACTTTACGCGTATAATTTATCTGGTGTTTTTTATCATACTTAGCAGTATGTTGCTTTCCTGTAGTATAAATGATTCCATGCAGGTAAGCAGTCATAACGTTGATCAAAAGCATGTTAATAATCCCCTTTTGGCTAATGATTCTGATGTGTCTGTTGCTCAACAAGATGTGGAGAATAAGATATATAGCGATGATGATCTTATACCAATTCCATCCGGTTTTGTAAAAGCAACGTCTCAATTATTTAGTTTTTCTCCATTGAAGATATTCGCACAAACCTATAGCCGCCGAACAGCTCCTAAAACAACCATAGCCGGATTGAGTCCTATGACTTTTGCATGGTTTGCCGGTATAACGGCGGCGACGGTTGTATTAGTTTTTAGACAGCAGACCGAACAAAGACCTTCTCCTGTTCTTGCATCTGACGTAGCGCAAAATAATACGGCACCTACCGCTTCATTTACCTTATTGGTTACATCTGAAACGTCGACCACCATTTCTATACAGGCCAATGCTTCTGCATCTTCAGATGTTCAGGATAACGTGGCGAGTTTGCAGGTAAGATGGGATTGGAACAGCGATGGAGTTTGGGATACTAATTATTCGACTACAAAAACAGCAACCGTTCAGTTTAATAAGCCTATGGTACAGGTAAGGACGGTTACCCTTCAGGTTTTAGATACAGGCGGATTGACGTCAAGCACAACCTTAAACCTATCGACGCCTACGCCTGATTTTACTATCAGCGCATTAACTCCAATTACCCAAAGCAATCTTGTGTATCTTCTGCTTGATGCCAGCATTTCTGCGGATGCCCAGGACAGCTCAAGTGCTTTGCAGGTAGCCTGGGATTTTGAAGGAGATGGTACGTGGGATACTGCTTACAGTACGTCTAAAACCGCCATAAACGGATATGCTAATCCGATGAGCACTACCAATAATATAATTCTTCAGGTAAGAGATTCAGTTGGTTTGACTGCATCGATAACTCGAACCGTTAATTCGCCAAACCCCGTGTTTAATTATACGGTAGGGTCTGTTGTTCCGGGCGGACTGTCGATTACTCTAGACGCGTCTGCATCTACTGATACTGAAGATACGACTGCTAATTTAAGGGTAAGATGGGATTATACAAATGATGGCTTTTACGATACGCTTTATTCATATAATAAAACAGTAGTTACAGATTATGTCACTACTGGGGTGAATTATGTTGCTAAGCTTGAAGTTACAGATACGTTAGGATTTTGGACATCGGTTACCAGCACTCTTGTATTCGCCCCCCCTACTGCAGCTTTTACGGTTACCCCAACGAGTGGAATTATTAACACCACTGTTTTTACCGCTGATGCTTCTGCTTCTACTGATCCACAGGATTCGTTAAGCGCTTTACGCGTCAGATGGGATTGGGAAAACGACGGCGTTTATGATACTGCACTTAGTACGAATAAAGTTGCCACTAGAACTTATACTACCGGAGGATATAAGACTATTAAGCTGGAAGTGACCGATACAAATGGATTAACCGATACAGAAACAACCCAGATTTTTGTCAACGAGACCCCTACTGCATCTTTTACGGTAAATCCTACTTCCGGAGGAAAAATGACGGTCTATAGTGTGGATGCTTCTGCTTCAACAGATCCTCAAGATGGAACAGGAAGTGGGAGTTTATTGCAGGTCAGATGGGATTGGGAAAACGATGGAACATGGGATTCCCCCATAGCTGGGTATGTAATTACCAAGACCGCAACTCATCAATATAGTACATTAGGAACAAAAACAATCAGGCTGGAAATTATTGATACAAGCGGTATAACTGCTACAACTACCAGAACGGTAGATATAACGGGTGGCGTTTTAGAAACTTCATCCTGCCCTGTATTCAGGTGCGATGCTCAAAGGACCGGACAAAGTCTTTATACAGCTTCTCCTTATACACCGACAATCAGATGGAGCTATGCGACGGGTGTTCCCCTTGTTTCTTCAACAACCATAGGGAAAGACTGGGTTCTTTATTTTGGTTCGGGAAACAACTTGGTTGCGGTAAAGGCGACGGACGGGAGTTCGGTGTTTACTTTTACCGCAAGCGCAAATGTACGCTCCTCTCCGGCAATAGATGTGGATGGTGTTATTTATTTCGTTGACCAGAATGACAGGTTGTATGCAGTGAATACGAGTGGAACGGAAATATGGAGTCGTGCATTAAGTGGTGCGCCTCGTACAGGAACCGTTTTTGATTCTTCTCCAGTAATCGGGCCGGATGGAACGATTTATGTCGGAGCTTCTGCCAGCGAAAGATTATATGCGATAACACCGGATGGAAATGTTAAATGGTATTTGCCAACTAACGGTATCGTAGATTCCTCCCCCACCATTGGGATAGATGGAACCGTATATGTCGGTTGTGATGACCACCGCTTATACGCGGTTACCCCAACCGATGTGAGCGGCGTTATAACCGCCACTTGGACTTATGACACCATAGATTATGTCCGTTCTTCTGCTGCAATCGGAGATGACGGAACAATATATTTCGGGTCTGGGGATACTAAATTATATGCGATCAACCCAAATGGAACGTTAAGATGGACATATACAGTAGGCGGAGCAATTATTTCTTCGCCTGCATTTTCAATAGATGGCTATGTTTATATTGGAGGGGCTGATGGAATATTAAGGGCCTTAACAGCCTCAACTGGATTACAAATTTGGGATTCTACACAATACGGAAATTTAGGGAATATTGTTTCTTCTTCAATAGTTGGAGCTGATGGTTCGGTGTATATTACCACTGATAATGGGAGTCTTTATGCCTTCCTGAACGATGGAACATTAAGATGGACATGGAATGCTATTTTAGGTAACTCTATTCGCACCTCACCGGTTATTGATTCAGATGGGACAATATACATAGGAGCCAATAATGGAAGGCTTTATGCTTTAGAGTATCCGAGTATCGGGGGATTGATGGCATCTCCCAGCCCAATGTTTCATAAAGACATATGGCATACGGGACGAGAGCAATATCCGGGTCCTCTTAATAATACTAAAAGGTGGGAGTTTACATTAGGTGATATTTCAGAATCATCGCCTGCCCTAGATATGGATGGAAATATATATCTTGGTTGCCGTGACGGCAAATTATACGTGCTGGATAGTATAGGTGCGTTTAAATGGTCTTACCAGACAGGGGGTGCAATAAATTCGTCTCCGGCTATAGGGCGTGATGGAACTATTTATGTCGGAAGTGACGATAATTACCTTTATGCGCTTAATCCTGGCGGAACCTTGAAGTGGAAATATATAACAGGCAGCCTTATTTATTCGTCCCCATCTATAGCCCGTGACGGAACGATTTATGTAGGTTCAAATGACGGTAAGCTTTATGCCATAAATGCGGATGGGACTTTTAGATGGGCGTATACTACTCCTAATGGACAACCGGTTCGTTCTTCCCCTGCCATTTCTGCAGATATGAGCACTGTTTATTTCGGATGTGATGACGGAAGACTTTATGCTGTGAACACTTCAAACGGTTCTTTGAAATGGTTTTTTAATACCGGATCTACGGGCGTTCGTGCGTCGCCAACACTTGGCATGAATGGATTTATTTATTTCGGAGATGATGCGGGTGTGTTTCATTGTGTTCGAGATGATGGGGCGGGATCCCCTAATCAGCTATGGTCTTTTACTACGGGAGTTAATGACAATCTCTTTGGGTTATCAATAACTTCTTCAGAGTTGATTTATTCTACAGCTGCGATAGATGAGGGGCCAGGAGTTACTACGCCTACCATTTATTTCGGATGTTACAACGGTAGGATATATGGACTTTATTTAAATGCTTATCCAGCTTTTGGTATAAATGCTGGTGATGGTAGGTGGGGTTATGTGACAGGTGATTTTGTCCATTCTTCTCCTGTGGTTGATATAGATGGTATGGTTTATGTCGGTTCAGAAGATTCTCGTTTATACGGTTTTAACAGTAACGGCAGTTTAAGATTTACATTCCAGACATCGGGTAATATCAGGTCTTCTCCAGTTGTTGCCGAAAACGGCAGCGTTATCACAGTGTCAGAAGACAATAAAGTATATGCGATAGGCCTGATTATAGGTGGATTAGCCAATACCCCGAGTCCAAGATTCCATTATAATCAGGCTCAAACCGGGCTTAATTCGTATGGAGGACCATCAACCAATACTCCGGCTGCGAATACTTTCACTGGGGATCAGATTTGGTCATCACCTGCTATCGGCAGCAATGGCGTGATATATTTTGGCTGTAATAATGGTAATTTGTATGCCATGGCAAGCAACGGGACTATAAGGTGGACATATCCAACTGCTGAGGGGGATGATATTCAATCTTCTCCTGCTATAGGGGCTGATGGAACCATTTATTTTGGTGATATGGGTGGATATGTATATGCATTGGTTGATAATGGAGGAAGTCCTACTCTTCTTTGGACTTATCAAGTTCCCACTACTGAAGCAATTTATTCCTCCCCTAATATTGATTCCCAGAGCAATATTTATTTTGGTTGTATAGACGGAAATCTGTATTCGCTTAATGCGCGTGGAACATTTCGCTGGCGTTTCCAAACAGGCGGTGAAATTTGGTCATCACCTGCGTTGACGGCTACTGGAGCCACTACTTCTATTATTTACATTGGTTCTAATGACGGAGTTTTATATGCGATAAATTCAAACGGATCAGAAAGTTGGTCATACCAGACAGCTCCAGCAGGAGCTATTCGTTCTTCGCCTGCCATCGGGACAAACAACAGGGTTTATTTCTGTTCGGTTAACGGAAATTTATATTGCCTTGATGCTGTTACCGGTAATCCTATACTTGGATGGCCGGTTGGTGTTGGTGCAATTGAGTATTCATCGCCGGCTTTGGATAGTGCTAATAATGTTTATGTCGGAACTGCTGCTGGGCTGTTATATTCTGTTGCTGCTAACGGAGGGATAAGGTGGGGATACAATACTCAAAGCGGCGGTATACAATCATCGCCTATTATTTCCAATGCTTCGGGATTACTTTATTTTGGGACATATTCAGGTGGCGCTAACGGAGCCCGTATCTGGTGTTTAAGAACATCTGGTGTAGGAGGTCCTTTTGCTCCATGGAATGGGGCTGAAGCTGCGCTTCAATGGGCTTATCCACACTATGTTCCAATAGGTGTTCCGTTTGGTTTAATGGGTTTTACAGTTGGAGATTTGAATGCGACTTATGGGATAGAAAGTTCTGTGCATTCCTCTCCTGCTTTAGGACAATATGCGAGCGGAGGCAAGGTGATAGTTGGTTCTTTCAACGGGCGATTATTTAGGGTCGGCATTGACCCTGCTGATATTACGGTCACGAAGGAATCCAACAAGCAGAGAGTAAGTATTGGGGACGTGGTTACATACAAGGTAACGGTGAAAAACAGCGGTATAGACCCGTCGCTTCAGACGTTGATATACGACCGTATTCCTTACGGATTTAAATACATAAAAGGTTCTACGTTGCTGTATCGTACCAATTGGTGGTGGGAAGCGGAGTAA
- a CDS encoding STAS domain-containing protein, which yields MENLEIKTQTDKNGAVTVTLSGSLDIYAMAKLDATFNNLLGKKQYKIAIDLSGVDYLGSACAGVFIKAYGVIAENNGKIVLINPQPNVRDVFDLLGISKVFSVVTGNKKLCLPHTSISFWDLLHSSENIHG from the coding sequence ATGGAAAATTTAGAAATTAAAACACAAACAGATAAAAACGGCGCGGTAACAGTCACGCTTTCAGGCTCGCTTGATATATACGCAATGGCCAAGCTGGACGCAACTTTTAATAACCTTCTGGGTAAAAAACAGTATAAAATTGCGATAGATTTATCCGGTGTTGATTATTTAGGCAGTGCCTGCGCTGGAGTCTTTATTAAAGCTTATGGCGTTATTGCGGAAAATAACGGTAAAATCGTATTGATCAACCCCCAGCCAAATGTTCGGGATGTTTTTGATCTTCTTGGCATATCTAAAGTTTTTTCTGTTGTTACCGGCAATAAAAAATTATGCCTCCCGCACACCTCTATTAGTTTTTGGGATCTTCTGCATAGTTCTGAAAATATCCATGGATGA
- a CDS encoding UbiA family prenyltransferase translates to MKPFFKTVFDKLKRFIDSIESTNIGFGWWMVTFACIIAIRNFLEGVLECDKTIGFVDQPYSSIIRFFGHYSLFYISQALILAIILRLLTKERIEKVTKTVIVFWTITCCVPIFDFFISGGKGANIIYFHTINEVWRFFIYCANPWVDFSQNASPGIRVEFVTVTILAIIYVYIKTQNWIKSISGAIIFYLTFVFYAGGFFAIITHLWNSVFPHLPPANMPTPFEKMFFTPSLLLVLDEKPGLIFLLVIVVALFTWFLLYDRKKCAAFLHNIRLTRCVHYCGLVVGGIILGYLVEGKNLPGVFGNPLDYLACVSVSLALFFGIQSLIVVNDIVDVESDRISNQDRPLVQGAIPLAEYKIIGIVCFFLMVYFSINVSHVSLMILLFFMALYIVYSIPPFRLKRVFPLNMMVIGINSLVAMLLGYSLLGGAKTVEKFPKEFMILIPLVFFLAANIITIKDIKADKQDGVITLPVLFGEKYGKLVIAGLVLLSYLIVPLGLNMPQLWVVSILFGILAVLLVLEKAWNENMFFINYFICLVIMFSSLLISGKYN, encoded by the coding sequence ATGAAACCGTTTTTTAAAACTGTTTTTGATAAGTTAAAAAGATTTATTGATTCGATTGAATCAACTAACATCGGTTTTGGCTGGTGGATGGTCACTTTTGCTTGCATTATAGCTATCCGTAATTTCCTTGAAGGCGTTTTGGAATGCGATAAAACTATCGGGTTTGTTGACCAGCCGTACTCGTCTATTATTAGGTTCTTTGGGCATTATTCCTTGTTCTATATTAGCCAGGCGCTCATTTTGGCAATCATACTTCGGCTTCTGACAAAAGAACGGATAGAAAAAGTAACCAAAACCGTAATAGTATTCTGGACTATTACTTGCTGTGTTCCTATCTTTGATTTCTTTATCTCCGGCGGTAAAGGTGCGAATATCATATATTTTCACACAATTAATGAAGTCTGGCGTTTCTTCATTTATTGCGCCAATCCATGGGTGGATTTTTCACAAAATGCTTCACCCGGAATCAGGGTGGAATTTGTCACGGTAACGATATTAGCCATTATATATGTATATATCAAGACCCAAAACTGGATTAAATCTATTTCCGGCGCGATTATATTCTATCTGACTTTTGTTTTTTACGCCGGTGGTTTCTTTGCCATTATAACCCATCTCTGGAATTCAGTTTTCCCGCATCTTCCGCCAGCAAATATGCCGACGCCTTTTGAGAAAATGTTTTTTACCCCAAGTTTACTGCTTGTGCTGGATGAAAAACCGGGCTTGATTTTCCTGCTCGTTATTGTTGTTGCGTTATTTACCTGGTTTTTATTATACGACCGCAAGAAATGCGCCGCTTTCTTACATAATATAAGGTTAACCAGATGTGTCCATTACTGTGGATTAGTCGTTGGCGGCATCATATTAGGATATCTTGTTGAGGGTAAAAATTTACCGGGAGTTTTCGGCAACCCCCTGGACTATCTTGCTTGTGTGAGTGTGTCTTTGGCTCTATTCTTTGGGATTCAATCCCTGATAGTCGTCAATGACATTGTTGATGTTGAAAGCGACCGCATCTCTAATCAAGACCGGCCGCTGGTTCAGGGGGCTATCCCGTTAGCCGAATACAAAATTATCGGGATAGTTTGTTTCTTCCTGATGGTTTATTTTTCAATCAACGTTTCTCATGTCTCCTTGATGATTCTGCTTTTCTTCATGGCTTTATATATTGTTTATTCCATTCCGCCTTTCCGCCTAAAGCGTGTTTTCCCGCTTAATATGATGGTAATAGGGATAAACTCATTAGTGGCGATGCTGTTGGGGTATTCTCTTTTAGGGGGCGCAAAAACCGTAGAGAAATTTCCAAAGGAGTTTATGATATTGATTCCGCTTGTGTTTTTCCTGGCGGCTAATATTATTACCATTAAGGACATCAAAGCGGATAAGCAGGATGGCGTGATTACCCTGCCTGTTTTATTCGGGGAAAAATACGGCAAACTGGTTATTGCCGGCCTTGTTTTGCTGTCGTATCTTATCGTCCCCTTGGGCTTAAACATGCCGCAACTATGGGTTGTTTCCATCCTTTTTGGGATACTGGCGGTTTTATTAGTTCTGGAAAAAGCATGGAATGAAAATATGTTCTTTATCAATTATTTTATTTGCTTGGTAATAATGTTTTCTTCGCTCTTGATTAGCGGAAAGTATAATTAA
- a CDS encoding HEAT repeat domain-containing protein, with product MAWCPCGQDNPPRYWQQLKELSERYGNKKPDPAPSPTPQQTTPVQPAPQPETKPSETPAPELKPSETKPLPQPETVQPAPQSEPVQPTPAPAPAVTPDPEPSVTQPPVETPNSTPDPKQNPGVKPPDNKNAPKPPSPPPRPPAGTGLEPLVFNPIASVPMWENWWSRNRLYYLSFKKQIQWEDVPSSKPTDGTISVEMNANSVSKQALDTLIKCLKEDVSPFIRANAALALGKFKHKNAVAALKDAMLNDDTLDVKNIAALSLGIMGEESVVDNLKAILLNETNQRSQMISQAYAALALGFIKTEASINTLKDALNLNKKLHKEVQCSAVLSLGNLQDKSLVDFIGKILTNEAYDETVRSYAAIALGRVKDESILPCLKKAMNAREIPVRSGIAIALGLLASPKGKPELLTLLRDKSTEVQAFAAISLAQLGDNSVYNELIALTKKIDFNIEGIAFLSIGILGNKTALPELQKIAIKKTKPLSRGAAILALGLMKDSTSVNALIEIVKKEAFSDPISWNYAVLALGMLGDPKAVPALEEAFKKAQERIDLAVTGYNNLTVALAMLGKRQEVLDILYKQIQNKLTPVEIKTRALHGIGYIGEKNSIDHLVKFYNNEKNDDLRLYSVFALGFILDKSDINPLYKITGNMNFKIKMLIQDHIFFSKPD from the coding sequence ATGGCATGGTGTCCTTGTGGGCAAGATAATCCTCCTCGTTACTGGCAGCAGTTAAAAGAGTTGAGCGAGCGATATGGTAACAAGAAACCCGACCCTGCCCCTTCGCCAACACCGCAACAAACAACTCCTGTACAACCGGCTCCCCAGCCTGAAACTAAACCATCTGAGACCCCAGCTCCAGAACTTAAACCTTCGGAAACTAAACCGCTTCCGCAGCCTGAAACCGTCCAACCGGCTCCGCAATCGGAACCTGTTCAACCGACGCCTGCTCCAGCTCCGGCAGTAACCCCGGATCCAGAGCCCAGTGTAACTCAACCGCCTGTTGAGACTCCGAATTCAACCCCCGACCCTAAACAAAATCCAGGTGTTAAACCTCCTGATAATAAAAATGCGCCCAAGCCGCCGTCTCCTCCTCCAAGGCCGCCAGCCGGGACGGGTCTTGAGCCGTTGGTTTTTAATCCAATAGCTTCTGTTCCCATGTGGGAAAACTGGTGGTCAAGGAATCGTCTTTATTATCTTTCTTTTAAAAAACAAATTCAATGGGAGGATGTCCCTTCAAGCAAGCCAACCGATGGCACCATCTCGGTAGAAATGAATGCTAATTCTGTCAGCAAACAGGCTCTGGATACTTTAATAAAGTGTTTAAAAGAAGATGTCAGCCCGTTCATCCGGGCGAATGCCGCTTTGGCTTTGGGAAAGTTTAAGCATAAGAACGCGGTGGCGGCTTTAAAAGATGCAATGCTTAATGACGACACGCTTGATGTGAAGAATATTGCGGCCTTATCATTGGGTATCATGGGCGAAGAGTCTGTTGTTGATAATTTAAAAGCAATTTTATTGAACGAGACCAACCAGCGTTCACAGATGATTAGCCAGGCTTATGCCGCCCTGGCGCTTGGGTTTATAAAAACCGAAGCTTCTATCAATACGCTTAAGGATGCCCTGAATCTTAATAAAAAACTCCATAAGGAAGTCCAATGTTCGGCGGTTCTTTCCCTGGGTAATTTACAGGATAAATCGCTGGTTGATTTTATCGGTAAAATACTTACGAATGAGGCATACGACGAAACCGTCCGTTCATACGCCGCGATAGCCCTGGGTCGCGTTAAAGATGAATCAATTTTACCCTGCCTCAAAAAAGCAATGAATGCGCGCGAAATTCCAGTAAGGTCAGGAATCGCCATAGCGCTTGGATTGCTTGCCTCGCCTAAGGGTAAGCCAGAACTTCTTACTTTATTGCGGGATAAATCAACGGAAGTCCAGGCATTTGCCGCGATTTCTTTGGCTCAGCTTGGCGATAATAGTGTTTATAACGAATTGATCGCCCTCACTAAAAAAATCGATTTCAATATAGAAGGAATAGCGTTTCTTTCAATCGGTATACTGGGAAATAAAACCGCTTTGCCGGAGCTTCAGAAAATAGCCATTAAAAAAACCAAACCCCTGTCGCGCGGCGCGGCCATACTGGCATTGGGATTGATGAAGGATTCGACTTCAGTTAATGCCTTGATTGAAATTGTTAAAAAGGAGGCTTTTTCTGACCCCATAAGTTGGAATTATGCGGTTTTGGCTTTGGGAATGCTGGGCGACCCCAAAGCCGTTCCTGCGCTGGAGGAAGCTTTCAAGAAAGCTCAGGAACGTATTGATTTGGCTGTAACCGGATACAATAACTTAACGGTAGCTTTAGCCATGCTTGGGAAACGGCAGGAAGTTCTGGATATATTATACAAACAAATTCAAAATAAACTTACACCTGTTGAAATAAAAACGAGAGCTCTCCACGGCATAGGTTATATCGGCGAAAAAAACTCCATTGACCACCTGGTGAAATTCTATAATAACGAAAAGAATGATGACCTGCGGTTATATTCTGTATTTGCTTTGGGGTTTATCCTGGATAAAAGTGATATCAACCCGCTTTATAAGATTACCGGTAATATGAATTTTAAGATTAAGATGCTGATTCAGGACCATATATTTTTCAGTAAACCGGATTAA